Proteins found in one Aethina tumida isolate Nest 87 chromosome 1, icAetTumi1.1, whole genome shotgun sequence genomic segment:
- the LOC109595894 gene encoding ejaculatory bulb-specific protein 3 isoform X2 translates to MGLNKDRQTETFNLLDSSKTVVNLLKTGIQQSVQMFKCNNNTTSIILVAIIPLVLCALPQERKYTTKYDDIDLDEIIQNERILKKYIDCLLDRGKCTRDGMILKKHMQDAIETDCIKCSKKQKEGSEYIIRYLIDNKPHYWSSLEEKYDPTESYRRKYLESRKYELVD, encoded by the exons ATGGGTCTCAATAAAGACAGACAGACGGAAACATTTAACCTTCTTGATAGCTCGAAAACAgttgtgaatttattaaaaacgggAATTCAGCAGTCAGTGcaaatgtttaaatgtaataataataccaCAAG CATAATCCTTGTAGCCATCATCCCGTTAGTTTTATGCGCCCTGCCCCAAGAACGCAAGTACACGACGAAATATGACGATATAGATTTGGACGAGATCATACAAAATGAGCGCATTTTGAAGAAATACATCGACTGCCTTCTGGACAGAGGAAAATGCACGAGAGATGgaatgatattaaaaa AACATATGCAGGACGCCATAGAGACAGACTGCATAAAGTGTAGCAAAAAGCAAAAAGAAGGCTCGGAATATATCATTAGATATCTGATAGACAACAAACCCCATTACTGGTCTTCGCTGGAGGAAAAGTACGACCCCACTGAAAGTTacaggagaaaatatttggaaagtaGAAAGTATGAA TTAGTCGACTGA
- the LOC109595916 gene encoding short-chain dehydrogenase/reductase family 16C member 6, protein MTTTKPKISVELTETKADPVNPIAIAQEIVLALGLIVAFFVKLIYYSGEAIYELFTPKPAQSVKGEIVLITGTGHGIGKELALLYASKGATVVGWDINEENNKKTMQEIANRNYPKAYSYVCDISKRESVLQTAEQVRKDVGDVTILINNAGIMPTHPLLEHTSTEIQKIIDINVMAHFWTIEAFLPAMKKNNHGYIVALSSMAGQLGLVNLVPYCASKFAVRGMMEALQEELRRNPKNNIHLTSIYPFMVDTGLCKNPVIRFPNLMPLQKPKEVAETILYCQTNHITEKSIPGYMHAFANLPRWIFPTKSFIDLKDSFEAFVDTDKK, encoded by the exons ATGACAACGACCAAACCTAAAATAAGCGTCGAGTTGACCGAAac GAAAGCGGATCCAGTCAATCCAATAGCCATTGCCCAAGAAATCGTCCTTGCCTTAGGTTTGATAGTAGCCTTTTTTgtaaaactgatttattattcCGGCGAGGCCATCTATGAACTTTTTACGCCGAAACCTGCACAGTCGGTCAAAGGAGAGATTGTTTTA ATCACAGGAACTGGCCATGGGATAGGGAAGGAGCTGGCCCTTTTGTACGCATCAAAAGGGGCCACCGTAGTTGGGTGGGACATAAAcgaagaaaataacaaaaaaacaatgCAAGAAATTGCCAACAGAAACTACCCAAAAGCTTATTCATATGT ATGTGACATATCAAAAAGGGAGAGCGTTCTGCAAACGGCGGAGCAAGTGCGCAAAGACGTCGGAgatgtaacaattttaattaacaacgcTGGAATTATGCCAACGCATCCTTTGCTCGAACACACATCCACCGAAATACAAAAGATCATAGACATAAACGTGATGGCGCACTTCTGG ACCATCGAAGCTTTCCTTCCTGCCATGAAGAAGAACAATCACGGTTACATCGTAGCTTTGTCCTCCATGGCCGGGCAGTTGGGACTGGTGAACCTGGTTCCGTACTGTGCTTCGAAGTTTGCCGTCAGGGGCATGATGGAGGCTCTTCAAGAGGAGCTCAGGAGGAATCCGAAGAATAATATTCATCTGACCTCGATTTATCCCTTCATGGTGGACACGGGGTTGTGCAAGAATCCAGTTATTAGATTCCCCAATTTAATGCCGCTTCAGAAACCCAAAGAGGTCGCCGAGACTATTTTGTACTGTCAGACGAATCATATAACGGAGAAGTCGATTCCCGGTTACATGCATGCTTTTGCCAATCTCCCAAG gtGGATATTCCCAACTAAGTCTTTCATTGATTTAAAAGACAGTTTTGAAGCGTTCGTGGATAcagataaaaagtaa
- the LOC109595928 gene encoding phosphoenolpyruvate carboxykinase [GTP]-like isoform X1, which produces MPDVINKNNNTYANEIGRFSKNHPNVGLFNQLRGISVVNGDIKDLSPKVRAYVEENIDLCQPEQVHICDGTEHENSHLLDLMQKKGTIIPLPKYQNCWLAKTNPADTARVESKTFICTEKRAETIPTTKQGIKGTLGNWISPRDMDSAVKERFAGCMRGRTMYIVPYSMGPLTSPLSKIGIELTDSPYVVASMRIMTRMGKAVLSKLIETDEFVKCLHSVGTPANGFVEMPSWPCDPERTIILHKPASNEIVSYGSGYGGNSLLGKKCFALRIGSTIAKREGWLAEHMLILGITNPQGRKRYIAAAFPSACGKTNLAMMTPSLPGYKIECVGDDIAWMRFDSNGQLRAINPENGFFGVAPGTSNSSNPIAMKTVFKNTLFTNVASTSDGGVFWEGMENEIDDNVKITDWRGNHWVKGESKTPAAHPNSRFCTPAEQCPIIDPEWEAPEGVPISAILFGGRRPAGVPLVYEARNWRHGVFIGAAMRSEATAAAEHKGKVIMHDPFAMRPFFGYNFGHYLEHWLSMENRSSTLPKIFHVNWFRKDSDGKFLWPGFGENSRVLDWILRRLDNEDCALNTPIGLIPKEDAINLTGLKEEINMKELFALPKDFWLEETYAIDKYFQEQVGMDLPEAISAELKNLKKRINEM; this is translated from the exons ATGCCAGACGTaatcaacaaaaacaataacac cTATGCCAACGAGATCGGTCGCTTCTCCAAGAACCATCCGAATGTCGGACTGTTCAACCAGCTTAGGGGAATCAGCGTCGTCAATGGCGACATCAAAGATCTGTCCCCGAAAGTCAGGGCTTACGTGGAGGAAAACATCGACCTGTGCCAGCCCGAACAGGTCCACATCTGCGACGGTACCGAGCACGAAAACTCCCATCTCCTGGACTTGATGCAAAAGAAGGGCACGATCATCCCGTTGCCCAAGTACCAGAACTGTTGGTTGGCCAAGACCAACCCCGCCGACACCGCTCGCGTTGAATCGAAAACCTTCATCTGCACCGAGAAACGGGCCGAGACCATCCCAACCACCAAGCAGGGCATCAAGGGAACCTTGGGCAACTGGATCTCCCCGAGAGACATGGACTCCGCCGTCAAGGAACGTTTCGCTGGATGCATGAGAGGTCGCACCATGTACATCGTCCCCTATTCCATGGGACCCCTGACATCTCCGCTCTCAAAAATCGGCATTGAACTTACCGATTCACCCTACGTGGTCGCCTCGATGAGAATCATGACAAGAATGGGCAAGGCTGTTTTGAGCAAGCTCATTGAAACTGATGAATTTGTGAAATGCCTTCACTCGGTCGGCACTCCGGCGAACGGATTTGTGGAAATGCCCAGCTGGCCTTGCGATCCGGAACGCACAATTATCTTGCACAAACCGGCATCCAATGAAATCGTCTCTTACGGCAGTGGATATGGTGGTAACTCACTCCTGGGCAAGAAATGTTTCGCTTTGAGAATCGGCTCCACCATTGCCAAGAGGGAAGGATGGTTGGCAGAGCATATGCTG ATTTTGGGTATCACCAACCCTCAAGGCAGAAAGCGTTACATCGCCGCTGCTTTCCCATCAGCTTGCGGCAAGACCAACTTGGCCATGATGACACCTTCTCTACCCGGATACAAAATCGAATGCGTTGGAGATGACATCGCCTGGATGCGCTTTGACAGCAACGGCCAACTGAGAGCCATCAACCCTGAAAACGGATTCTTTGGAGTAGCCCCCGGTACTTCAAACAGCAGCAACCCGATTGCTATGAAAACAGTGTTCAAGAATACCCTGTTCACTAACGTCGCATCAACCAGCGACGGTGGAGTTTTCTGGGAAGGAATGGAAAATGAAATCGACGACAACGTCAAAATCACAGACTGGAGAGGCAACCACTGGGTCAAAGGAGAAAGCAAAACACCAGCTGCCCATCCCAACTCAAG ATTTTGTACGCCGGCTGAACAATGCCCAATTATAGATCCAGAATGGGAGGCACCCGAGGGAGTTCCGATTTCGGCAATCCTATTTGGAGGCCGCAGACCGGCTGGAGTTCCCCTCGTTTACGAGGCGAGAAACTGGAGACACGGCGTGTTCATCGGCGCCGCCATGAGATCCGAAGCAACGGCCGCCGCCGAACACAAGGGAAAAGTTATCATGCACGATCCGTTCGCAATGAGACCCTTCTTTGGTTACAACTTCGGCCACTACTTGGAGCACTGGCTGAGCATGGAAAACCGTTCCTCAACTCTGCCCAAGATCTTCCACGTTAACTGGTTCAGAAAGGACAGCGACGGCAAATTCTTGTGGCCCGGATTCGGTGAGAACTCCAGGGTGCTGGATTGGATCCTGAGGAGATTAGACAATGAAGACTGCGCTTTGAACACACCCATTGGACTGATTCCCAAGGAGGATGCCATCAATCTGACTGGTCTGAAAGAGGAGATCAATATGAAAGAGTTGTTCGCCCTGCCAAAAGACTTTTGGCTGGAGGAAACCTATGCTATCGATAAATACTTCCAAGAGCAAGTCGGTATGGATCTCCCAGAAGCCATCAGTGCTGAActtaagaatcttaagaaaCGTATCAATGAAATGTAA
- the LOC109595908 gene encoding allergen Tha p 1 produces the protein MNTLLVVSLCLTAAVVARPEDKYSSEYDHVNLDQILHSERLLQNYLNCILDKGKCTPDATALKTSLPEALTTGCAKCTDQQTDHAKTVLKFLSKNKPDVLKEILDKYDPEGVYKSKYQATFEQ, from the exons ATGAACACTCTTCTGGTAGTCTCCTTGTGCTTGACAGCTGCAGTAGTGGCAAGACCCGAAGACAAATATTCATCTGAGTATGATCACGTCAATTTGGATCAGATCTTGCACAGTGAACGACTGCTGCAGAACTACTTGAACTGCATTTTGGATAAAGGAAAGTGCACCCCCGATGCTACTGCCCTTAAAA CTTCTTTGCCCGAAGCGTTGACCACCGGCTGCGCCAAATGCACAGATCAGCAGACCGATCATGCAAAAACCGTGCTCAAGTTCCTTTCGAAAAATAAGCCTGATGTGCTGAaagaaattttagataaatatgaTCCTGAAGGTGTCTATAAGAGCAAGTACCAGGCCACTTTTGAGCaatag
- the LOC109595887 gene encoding ejaculatory bulb-specific protein 3-like: MKVVLVFVFVCFLGLSHSFPQEKYTNKYDNINLSSILSNDRLVNQYINCVLGKGKCTAEGTELKKYLPDAIRTNCEKCSTLQQSAAKRVLLHLAHNKRPQFDELIKKYDPEGVYRSKYRAQYESEGIVF, from the exons ATGAAGGTTGTGCTAGTTTTTGTCTTCGTCTGTTTTTTGGGACTTAGTCATTCGTTCCCACAGGAAAAGTACACCAACAAATACgacaacattaatttaagcAGCATCCTCAGCAACGACAGACTAGTTAATCAGTATATCAATTGTGTTTTGGGAAAAGGAAAATGCACAGCCGAAGGAACAgaacttaaaa AATACCTTCCCGACGCAATTAGGACAAACTGTGAAAAGTGCTCAACATTGCAACAGTCAGCAGCTAAAAGGGTCCTCCTACACCTTGCCCACAACAAAAGACCGCAATTCGACGAGCTCATCAAAAAATACGATCCCGAGGGAGTCTACAGATCAAAATACAGGGCACAATACGAAAGTGAAggcattgttttttaa
- the LOC109595897 gene encoding ejaculatory bulb-specific protein 3 yields MKVFVFLLVAISAVLVYGRPDDQYTTKYDNIDLDQILQSDRLLNNYINCIMDRGKCTPDGQELKKVLPEALQTDCAKCNEKQKEGAKKVLRFLVKNKRPVFDEVAAKFDPEKIYINKYRAEFEKEGITV; encoded by the exons ATGAAAGTTTTCGTGTTCCTATTGGTGGCCATTTCGGCAGTTCTCGTCTACGGCAGACCGGACGACCAATACACCACCAAATATGACAACATCGATTTGGACCAAATTTTGCAAAGCGACAGATTGTTGAATAACTACATCAACTGCATTATGGATAGAGGAAAGTGCACTCCTGATGGACAAGAATTGAAAA AGGTTTTGCCTGAAGCCCTGCAAACCGACTGTGCCAAATGCAACGAGAAACAGAAGGAAGGCGCCAAAAAAGTACTCCGCTTTTTGGTAAAGAACAAGAGACCAGTCTTCGATGAAGTCGCTGCCAAATTCGACCCAGAGAAGATCTACATCAACAAGTACAGGGCTGAATTCGAGAAGGAAGGAATCACTGTTTAA
- the LOC109595894 gene encoding ejaculatory bulb-specific protein 3 isoform X1, translating to MGLNKDRQTETFNLLDSSKTVVNLLKTGIQQSVQMFKCNNNTTSIILVAIIPLVLCALPQERKYTTKYDDIDLDEIIQNERILKKYIDCLLDRGKCTRDGMILKKHMQDAIETDCIKCSKKQKEGSEYIIRYLIDNKPHYWSSLEEKYDPTESYRRKYLESRKYEHKIGKVSGMSSQLLATVHWVAYSQNDN from the exons ATGGGTCTCAATAAAGACAGACAGACGGAAACATTTAACCTTCTTGATAGCTCGAAAACAgttgtgaatttattaaaaacgggAATTCAGCAGTCAGTGcaaatgtttaaatgtaataataataccaCAAG CATAATCCTTGTAGCCATCATCCCGTTAGTTTTATGCGCCCTGCCCCAAGAACGCAAGTACACGACGAAATATGACGATATAGATTTGGACGAGATCATACAAAATGAGCGCATTTTGAAGAAATACATCGACTGCCTTCTGGACAGAGGAAAATGCACGAGAGATGgaatgatattaaaaa AACATATGCAGGACGCCATAGAGACAGACTGCATAAAGTGTAGCAAAAAGCAAAAAGAAGGCTCGGAATATATCATTAGATATCTGATAGACAACAAACCCCATTACTGGTCTTCGCTGGAGGAAAAGTACGACCCCACTGAAAGTTacaggagaaaatatttggaaagtaGAAAGTATGAA CACAAAATTGGAAAGGTTTCCGGAATGTCCAGCCAGTTATTGGCAACAGTACACTGGGTTGCCTATAgtcaaaatgataattaa
- the LOC109595928 gene encoding phosphoenolpyruvate carboxykinase [GTP]-like isoform X2 encodes MTIISFLRRYANEIGRFSKNHPNVGLFNQLRGISVVNGDIKDLSPKVRAYVEENIDLCQPEQVHICDGTEHENSHLLDLMQKKGTIIPLPKYQNCWLAKTNPADTARVESKTFICTEKRAETIPTTKQGIKGTLGNWISPRDMDSAVKERFAGCMRGRTMYIVPYSMGPLTSPLSKIGIELTDSPYVVASMRIMTRMGKAVLSKLIETDEFVKCLHSVGTPANGFVEMPSWPCDPERTIILHKPASNEIVSYGSGYGGNSLLGKKCFALRIGSTIAKREGWLAEHMLILGITNPQGRKRYIAAAFPSACGKTNLAMMTPSLPGYKIECVGDDIAWMRFDSNGQLRAINPENGFFGVAPGTSNSSNPIAMKTVFKNTLFTNVASTSDGGVFWEGMENEIDDNVKITDWRGNHWVKGESKTPAAHPNSRFCTPAEQCPIIDPEWEAPEGVPISAILFGGRRPAGVPLVYEARNWRHGVFIGAAMRSEATAAAEHKGKVIMHDPFAMRPFFGYNFGHYLEHWLSMENRSSTLPKIFHVNWFRKDSDGKFLWPGFGENSRVLDWILRRLDNEDCALNTPIGLIPKEDAINLTGLKEEINMKELFALPKDFWLEETYAIDKYFQEQVGMDLPEAISAELKNLKKRINEM; translated from the exons ATGACGATCATATCTTTTTTAAGACg cTATGCCAACGAGATCGGTCGCTTCTCCAAGAACCATCCGAATGTCGGACTGTTCAACCAGCTTAGGGGAATCAGCGTCGTCAATGGCGACATCAAAGATCTGTCCCCGAAAGTCAGGGCTTACGTGGAGGAAAACATCGACCTGTGCCAGCCCGAACAGGTCCACATCTGCGACGGTACCGAGCACGAAAACTCCCATCTCCTGGACTTGATGCAAAAGAAGGGCACGATCATCCCGTTGCCCAAGTACCAGAACTGTTGGTTGGCCAAGACCAACCCCGCCGACACCGCTCGCGTTGAATCGAAAACCTTCATCTGCACCGAGAAACGGGCCGAGACCATCCCAACCACCAAGCAGGGCATCAAGGGAACCTTGGGCAACTGGATCTCCCCGAGAGACATGGACTCCGCCGTCAAGGAACGTTTCGCTGGATGCATGAGAGGTCGCACCATGTACATCGTCCCCTATTCCATGGGACCCCTGACATCTCCGCTCTCAAAAATCGGCATTGAACTTACCGATTCACCCTACGTGGTCGCCTCGATGAGAATCATGACAAGAATGGGCAAGGCTGTTTTGAGCAAGCTCATTGAAACTGATGAATTTGTGAAATGCCTTCACTCGGTCGGCACTCCGGCGAACGGATTTGTGGAAATGCCCAGCTGGCCTTGCGATCCGGAACGCACAATTATCTTGCACAAACCGGCATCCAATGAAATCGTCTCTTACGGCAGTGGATATGGTGGTAACTCACTCCTGGGCAAGAAATGTTTCGCTTTGAGAATCGGCTCCACCATTGCCAAGAGGGAAGGATGGTTGGCAGAGCATATGCTG ATTTTGGGTATCACCAACCCTCAAGGCAGAAAGCGTTACATCGCCGCTGCTTTCCCATCAGCTTGCGGCAAGACCAACTTGGCCATGATGACACCTTCTCTACCCGGATACAAAATCGAATGCGTTGGAGATGACATCGCCTGGATGCGCTTTGACAGCAACGGCCAACTGAGAGCCATCAACCCTGAAAACGGATTCTTTGGAGTAGCCCCCGGTACTTCAAACAGCAGCAACCCGATTGCTATGAAAACAGTGTTCAAGAATACCCTGTTCACTAACGTCGCATCAACCAGCGACGGTGGAGTTTTCTGGGAAGGAATGGAAAATGAAATCGACGACAACGTCAAAATCACAGACTGGAGAGGCAACCACTGGGTCAAAGGAGAAAGCAAAACACCAGCTGCCCATCCCAACTCAAG ATTTTGTACGCCGGCTGAACAATGCCCAATTATAGATCCAGAATGGGAGGCACCCGAGGGAGTTCCGATTTCGGCAATCCTATTTGGAGGCCGCAGACCGGCTGGAGTTCCCCTCGTTTACGAGGCGAGAAACTGGAGACACGGCGTGTTCATCGGCGCCGCCATGAGATCCGAAGCAACGGCCGCCGCCGAACACAAGGGAAAAGTTATCATGCACGATCCGTTCGCAATGAGACCCTTCTTTGGTTACAACTTCGGCCACTACTTGGAGCACTGGCTGAGCATGGAAAACCGTTCCTCAACTCTGCCCAAGATCTTCCACGTTAACTGGTTCAGAAAGGACAGCGACGGCAAATTCTTGTGGCCCGGATTCGGTGAGAACTCCAGGGTGCTGGATTGGATCCTGAGGAGATTAGACAATGAAGACTGCGCTTTGAACACACCCATTGGACTGATTCCCAAGGAGGATGCCATCAATCTGACTGGTCTGAAAGAGGAGATCAATATGAAAGAGTTGTTCGCCCTGCCAAAAGACTTTTGGCTGGAGGAAACCTATGCTATCGATAAATACTTCCAAGAGCAAGTCGGTATGGATCTCCCAGAAGCCATCAGTGCTGAActtaagaatcttaagaaaCGTATCAATGAAATGTAA
- the LOC109595894 gene encoding ejaculatory bulb-specific protein 3 isoform X3 — MSFRSIILVAIIPLVLCALPQERKYTTKYDDIDLDEIIQNERILKKYIDCLLDRGKCTRDGMILKKHMQDAIETDCIKCSKKQKEGSEYIIRYLIDNKPHYWSSLEEKYDPTESYRRKYLESRKYEHKIGKVSGMSSQLLATVHWVAYSQNDN; from the exons atgagTTTCCGTAGCATAATCCTTGTAGCCATCATCCCGTTAGTTTTATGCGCCCTGCCCCAAGAACGCAAGTACACGACGAAATATGACGATATAGATTTGGACGAGATCATACAAAATGAGCGCATTTTGAAGAAATACATCGACTGCCTTCTGGACAGAGGAAAATGCACGAGAGATGgaatgatattaaaaa AACATATGCAGGACGCCATAGAGACAGACTGCATAAAGTGTAGCAAAAAGCAAAAAGAAGGCTCGGAATATATCATTAGATATCTGATAGACAACAAACCCCATTACTGGTCTTCGCTGGAGGAAAAGTACGACCCCACTGAAAGTTacaggagaaaatatttggaaagtaGAAAGTATGAA CACAAAATTGGAAAGGTTTCCGGAATGTCCAGCCAGTTATTGGCAACAGTACACTGGGTTGCCTATAgtcaaaatgataattaa